The DNA region TTTTTTATTATCGAAATTAAAATTTGTTAAAACATTAGGGTTTTCTTTATTTTCTTGAAAGATGAAATAAGAATTATTTGTTTTTTGAGGTGGTATTAATGGAGAAATAGATGTTAATGGAGTCCCAAACAAGCCGGGAATTAAATAAACTACAAATGTAAATGTAATTATCACCAATAATAATCGTGGAACACTTATATAAGGTAAATCACTATCGTGAGAAAATTTAATTTTTCCTAATAAATATAATCCTAATAATGAAAAAATTACTATCCATATTGTTAGAAAAATTTCACGGCTAAGAATATTTAATTGATATGTTTGATCAATATTTGCAAGGAATTTTAGTCCAAAAGCAAGAACTATAAATCCTAAAACTACTTTAATGGAATTGAGCCATCCTCCTGATTTTGGTAATCCGCTTAACCATGATGGAAAAATTGCAAATAATGTGAATGGCATAGCAAAAGCTAAGCCAAATCCAAGCATTCCAATAGTTGGTTTAAGAGCTAACCCGCTTGCTGCTTCAACAAGTATAGCACCAATAAATGGTCCTGTACAGGAGAAAGATACAATAACTGTAGTTAATCCCATAAAAAAAGCACCTAAATAACCACCTTTATCTGCTTGTTTATCAGCTTTGTTTGCAAGATTAGAGGGAAGAACTATTTCAAACATGCCGAAAAATGATGCAGCAAAAATTGTGAATAGAATAAAGAATATAATATTTGGAATCCAATGTGTGCTTAATGTTCTTGTAAAATCGACCCCTGCACTTGTTAAAGAAACAATTATGCCAATTGAAGTATAAATAAACATAATTGAAATACCAAAAATTAAACCTCTGATTATTCCTTTAGCACGATTTTTAGTTCCTTGCATAAAAAAGCTGACTGTCATAGGTATCATAGGATATACACATGGTGTAAAAATTGCCATTATACCTGCTGAAAATGAAATAAAGAAAAATATCCAAAGAGATTTGTTTTCAGTTTCTGTTTCTGTTTCTGTTATTTTGTCGGTTGTTTCATTAATATTTATTGAATTAATTTGTTCGGTATTAATTTCAAAACTAAACTCCACTTCTTTAGGAGGTAAACATTTTTCATCATCACAACACATAAATTCAAGGAAACCATTTATTACAAATGGTTCTGAATTCAATATTTTTATTTTTTGTTTAAAAATTGCTTCATCACTAAAGTACTTTAGTGTCATATTAAATGTTTCATCAAATATCTCTATCGGTTCAGAGAATGCATTTGATTTACCAATTAATTCAAAATGGTCAGATTTTTCAATATTAAAACTGGTTGCAATA from Bacteroidales bacterium includes:
- a CDS encoding thioredoxin family protein, which translates into the protein MLTNLFFFNKLHFFNTKKIYIIIFSILIFINVNTVFSQILEPIKWEFELNQNDKKNAELIFKAIIEKKWHLYSQDIPEGGPIATSFNIEKSDHFELIGKSNAFSEPIEIFDETFNMTLKYFSDEAIFKQKIKILNSEPFVINGFLEFMCCDDEKCLPPKEVEFSFEINTEQINSININETTDKITETETETENKSLWIFFFISFSAGIMAIFTPCVYPMIPMTVSFFMQGTKNRAKGIIRGLIFGISIMFIYTSIGIIVSLTSAGVDFTRTLSTHWIPNIIFFILFTIFAASFFGMFEIVLPSNLANKADKQADKGGYLGAFFMGLTTVIVSFSCTGPFIGAILVEAASGLALKPTIGMLGFGLAFAMPFTLFAIFPSWLSGLPKSGGWLNSIKVVLGFIVLAFGLKFLANIDQTYQLNILSREIFLTIWIVIFSLLGLYLLGKIKFSHDSDLPYISVPRLLLVIITFTFVVYLIPGLFGTPLTSISPLIPPQKTNNSYFIFQENKENPNVLTNFNFDNKKIKYADKFSLPFGLKGFFDYEQGIEYAKKVNKPVMLDFKGHTCGNCKKMEAKVWSDPKVLKRLKDEFVIIAFYVDNKTKLPESEWITSSYDGKVKKTLGKKYTDFQISKFNANTQPYYVLIDHNGELLTNSKAYDLNINSFVEFLDKGIEEFNKQHK